A window of the Desulforapulum autotrophicum HRM2 genome harbors these coding sequences:
- a CDS encoding electron transfer flavoprotein subunit alpha/FixB family protein — MNTTTTTDRIDMADTTRDIWVFGDYRNYFQNRVTLQILARARDLASKTGGRVCAVVFGHKVDEYVAEYIAHGAEKVYTMDDPQLGSYSLETYSRLMARLVDKHRPATLLVGATRFGQEMAPRIAKKLKTGLTADCIDLEIDERGLLVQIAPSFGGNLIAKIVTPQARPQMATVRPGTFHEMPHDYDATGEVISEPLPKDLPKDKIRLISSELKPSEKQKIEDADIVICAGRGMGSKGKLKKLFDLAELMKAEVGATRPLVYAEWIAHEAMVGQAGKNIKPKVLFSFGISGAIQHTAALGDADFIVAINKNPNAAMMKMADVAIVADANQVCLGIIKAIKEKVRD, encoded by the coding sequence ATGAACACCACGACCACGACGGACAGAATTGACATGGCGGACACGACCAGGGATATCTGGGTATTTGGCGATTATCGAAATTATTTTCAAAACAGGGTCACCCTTCAGATCCTTGCAAGGGCAAGGGACCTTGCCTCCAAAACCGGTGGCAGGGTATGCGCGGTTGTGTTTGGCCACAAAGTGGATGAGTATGTGGCAGAATATATCGCCCATGGTGCCGAAAAAGTCTATACCATGGATGATCCGCAACTTGGGTCCTATTCCCTTGAAACCTATTCCCGGCTCATGGCACGCCTTGTGGACAAACACCGGCCAGCGACACTGCTGGTGGGTGCCACCCGGTTCGGCCAGGAGATGGCACCCAGGATCGCCAAAAAGCTCAAGACCGGCCTGACTGCGGACTGCATTGACCTTGAAATTGACGAACGAGGATTGCTGGTTCAGATTGCCCCTTCGTTTGGCGGCAATTTAATCGCAAAGATCGTCACCCCCCAGGCACGTCCCCAGATGGCAACGGTCCGGCCCGGAACCTTCCATGAGATGCCCCACGACTACGACGCAACAGGCGAGGTGATTTCAGAGCCGTTGCCCAAGGATCTTCCAAAGGATAAGATCCGGCTGATCTCGTCTGAACTCAAGCCCTCTGAAAAGCAGAAAATTGAAGATGCAGACATTGTCATCTGCGCGGGTCGGGGTATGGGCAGCAAGGGAAAATTGAAAAAGCTCTTTGATCTGGCTGAACTTATGAAGGCAGAGGTTGGGGCCACAAGGCCCCTGGTCTACGCCGAATGGATCGCCCACGAAGCCATGGTGGGCCAGGCAGGAAAGAACATCAAGCCTAAGGTCCTTTTTTCCTTTGGCATCAGTGGCGCCATCCAGCATACTGCAGCCCTGGGGGATGCTGATTTTATCGTGGCCATCAATAAAAATCCCAATGCCGCCATGATGAAAATGGCGGATGTGGCCATTGTGGCCGATGCCAACCAGGTCTGCCTTGGTATCATCAAGG
- a CDS encoding electron transfer flavoprotein subunit beta/FixA family protein — protein MLNIIVCIKQVPMVSQLPWDSRTGTLKRELAQAMMDPASRRGLEAAIQIKEQQPARITAITMGPPMAEEILHQARALGADQGILLTDRKMAGADTFLTSLILARAIQQECRGFDLIICGAQTSDSETGQVGPQLAEELDIPAIGFVNHVAVKPTTIEVQRHVDDFSETLEMDLPGLVTVDLTAYKPRYLALAGVEQAFAPQGVNLPAISIVDASQLGFDGKFNALKDSPTRIIDVFSPAAQKETRVLKGSVKQVVDQLFDEYGKIIGGAMGKDLKTHDHDGVK, from the coding sequence ATGTTAAATATAATTGTGTGTATCAAGCAGGTCCCCATGGTGTCCCAGCTGCCCTGGGATTCACGAACTGGAACCTTAAAGCGCGAACTTGCCCAGGCAATGATGGACCCGGCCAGCCGAAGGGGGCTTGAGGCCGCCATTCAGATCAAAGAACAACAGCCGGCCCGCATCACGGCCATCACCATGGGGCCTCCCATGGCCGAGGAAATTCTCCACCAGGCCAGGGCCCTTGGGGCAGACCAGGGGATTCTGCTGACGGACCGTAAAATGGCCGGGGCGGACACCTTTTTGACCAGCCTGATCCTGGCACGAGCCATTCAACAAGAGTGCAGGGGCTTTGACCTCATCATTTGCGGTGCCCAGACAAGCGACAGCGAGACGGGTCAGGTAGGTCCCCAGCTTGCCGAAGAGCTCGACATCCCGGCCATTGGCTTTGTCAACCATGTGGCAGTCAAACCGACAACCATTGAAGTTCAGCGTCATGTGGACGATTTTTCTGAGACCCTGGAGATGGATCTGCCGGGCCTTGTCACCGTTGATCTTACGGCATACAAACCCCGATACCTTGCCCTCGCCGGTGTGGAACAGGCCTTTGCACCTCAGGGAGTCAACCTGCCGGCGATCAGCATCGTGGATGCATCCCAGCTTGGGTTTGATGGGAAATTTAACGCATTAAAGGATTCACCCACACGGATCATTGATGTGTTTTCTCCGGCCGCCCAGAAAGAGACCCGGGTTTTAAAGGGGAGCGTCAAACAGGTGGTGGACCAGCTTTTTGACGAGTATGGCAAGATCATCGGCGGTGCCATGGGCAAAGATCTTAAAACACACGACCACGATGGGGTAAAATGA
- a CDS encoding acyl-CoA dehydrogenase family protein, which produces MKHQLVRKAVREFAESEIKPHVSQMDKESRFPWEIVEKMRPLNYFGLQAPREYGGAGLDTISYAICVEELSRVSAAIGLCVTVHNSVGIYPILAFGTNEQKQRFIPAMAQGESIGAFCLTEANAGSDAGGVETHAVETDQGFLLNGTKIFVTNGGVCGTLLVFAVTQEEDKPLQANVFVVEKDRPGFMVGEIEDLCGMRANPVSSIFLEDCLIPKNNLLGRPGQGMKIGLTALDTGRIGIAAQALGIAQAAFESAVSYAKERQQFNKPLSKFQTIQNYLAEMNTKIDASRLLLYRAAAAKDSKKSFSAEASMAKLYCSATAKEVTDLAVQIHGGYGYSKEYDVERYFRDAKVTEIYEGTSEIQKMVIARAILSQPS; this is translated from the coding sequence ATGAAACACCAGTTGGTCCGTAAAGCCGTGCGGGAGTTTGCCGAAAGTGAAATCAAACCCCATGTTTCCCAGATGGACAAGGAATCCAGGTTTCCCTGGGAAATTGTTGAAAAGATGAGGCCCCTGAATTATTTCGGACTCCAGGCCCCCCGGGAGTACGGGGGTGCAGGCCTTGATACCATCAGCTATGCCATTTGCGTTGAAGAGCTTTCCCGGGTATCGGCCGCCATTGGGCTCTGCGTCACCGTGCACAACAGTGTGGGCATCTATCCCATTCTGGCCTTTGGAACAAACGAACAAAAGCAGCGGTTTATACCGGCCATGGCCCAGGGGGAGAGCATCGGTGCCTTTTGCCTCACCGAAGCCAATGCAGGATCCGATGCCGGCGGGGTGGAAACCCACGCCGTTGAGACCGACCAGGGTTTTTTGCTCAACGGTACCAAGATTTTTGTCACCAATGGCGGCGTGTGCGGCACCTTGCTCGTGTTTGCCGTGACCCAGGAAGAGGACAAACCCCTCCAGGCCAATGTTTTCGTTGTTGAAAAAGATCGGCCCGGCTTCATGGTGGGTGAGATCGAAGACCTCTGCGGCATGCGTGCAAATCCTGTGTCATCCATTTTTTTAGAAGACTGCCTGATTCCGAAGAACAATCTGCTCGGCAGACCCGGTCAGGGCATGAAAATCGGACTCACTGCCCTGGATACCGGACGGATCGGGATTGCGGCCCAGGCCCTTGGTATTGCCCAGGCAGCCTTTGAAAGCGCGGTCTCCTATGCCAAAGAACGGCAGCAGTTTAACAAACCATTGTCAAAGTTTCAGACCATCCAGAATTATCTTGCTGAAATGAATACGAAAATTGACGCATCAAGGCTTCTCCTTTACAGGGCTGCCGCTGCAAAGGACAGCAAAAAGTCTTTTTCTGCCGAAGCATCCATGGCAAAGCTCTACTGCAGCGCCACGGCAAAGGAGGTGACGGACCTGGCCGTTCAGATCCATGGCGGATATGGCTACAGCAAGGAGTATGATGTGGAACGGTATTTCAGGGACGCCAAGGTGACTGAAATCTATGAGGGAACCAGTGAAATTCAGAAGATGGTGATCGCCAGAGCCATCCTGTCCCAACCCAGCTGA
- a CDS encoding ABC transporter ATP-binding protein: MLLELDNITAGYGKAPILHDICLNLDKGEIVCIIGPNGAGKSTVLRTVAGQLQPSRGTMAFKGRDLTCLSIAQRGRKGLIFIPQGMNIFPNLTVIENLEIAGALMKDSRALNAAVKEILQHYPMLDKKKNAFGRTLSGGERQVLALSRTRMLKPDLVLLDEPSLGLAPLVVDFIFDEIKEMGKGGSSVLLVEQNARKGLSVSHRGYVLELGRNRLTGTGAELLQSDEVRRLYLGG, translated from the coding sequence GTGCTGCTTGAACTTGACAATATTACCGCAGGTTATGGTAAGGCCCCCATTCTCCATGATATCTGCCTGAATCTTGATAAGGGGGAGATCGTCTGCATCATTGGTCCCAACGGGGCAGGAAAATCAACCGTTCTGAGGACTGTGGCAGGCCAGCTTCAGCCCTCCAGGGGAACCATGGCGTTCAAGGGCCGGGACCTGACCTGCCTGAGCATTGCCCAGAGGGGCAGAAAAGGGCTTATCTTCATACCCCAGGGCATGAATATCTTTCCCAACCTTACAGTGATTGAAAACCTTGAGATCGCAGGTGCCCTTATGAAGGACTCCCGGGCACTCAATGCTGCTGTAAAAGAGATCCTCCAGCATTATCCCATGCTCGATAAAAAAAAGAACGCCTTTGGAAGAACGCTTTCTGGGGGCGAACGTCAGGTGCTGGCCCTGAGCCGGACCCGCATGTTAAAGCCGGACCTTGTGCTCCTGGATGAACCTTCGCTTGGGCTTGCCCCCCTTGTGGTGGACTTTATCTTTGATGAAATTAAAGAGATGGGAAAGGGCGGGTCTTCAGTGCTTCTGGTGGAACAGAACGCCCGGAAAGGGTTGTCTGTCAGCCACCGGGGGTATGTGCTTGAACTTGGCAGGAACAGGCTTACGGGTACGGGCGCAGAACTGCTCCAGAGTGATGAGGTCAGAAGGCTTTACCTGGGTGGGTGA
- a CDS encoding ABC transporter ATP-binding protein, which translates to MLVLNNVTKRFGGLIAVNDVSFDLGDVGISGLIGPNGSGKTTLFHLISGFYTLDSGTISFMEKRISGLPPHAISQMGLSRTFQQTRVLPFLSTLDNLISAAPNQAGENILALFFRAKKVRQEEAFNREKAMDILDRLKLSDLAHLPAGDLSYGQQKLLELGRVLMADPRLIILDEPTAGINPTLIRDLVTTLKALRDRGIKIFLVEHNMPLVAELCERIHVMDSGSLIFSGSPQEVQGNKRVIEAYLGRDDSAA; encoded by the coding sequence TTGCTGGTATTAAATAATGTTACAAAGCGTTTTGGTGGCCTTATCGCCGTTAATGATGTCTCGTTTGACCTGGGCGATGTGGGGATTTCCGGCCTGATCGGTCCCAACGGGAGTGGTAAAACCACCCTGTTCCATCTGATTTCGGGGTTTTACACCCTTGATTCAGGCACCATATCCTTCATGGAAAAAAGGATCTCGGGCCTTCCCCCCCATGCCATCAGCCAGATGGGTCTTTCACGGACCTTCCAGCAGACACGGGTGCTTCCCTTTCTCTCCACCCTGGATAATCTGATCTCTGCTGCCCCCAACCAGGCAGGAGAGAATATCCTGGCACTTTTTTTCAGGGCAAAAAAGGTGAGGCAGGAGGAGGCCTTTAATCGGGAAAAGGCAATGGATATCCTGGACCGGCTCAAGCTTTCGGATCTTGCCCATCTGCCGGCAGGAGACCTGAGTTATGGACAGCAGAAGCTCCTTGAACTTGGCCGGGTACTCATGGCTGATCCCCGGTTGATTATACTTGATGAACCCACCGCCGGAATAAACCCGACCCTTATTCGAGATCTTGTTACCACCCTTAAAGCACTCAGGGACAGGGGCATAAAAATATTTCTTGTTGAACATAATATGCCCCTTGTGGCTGAGCTGTGCGAAAGAATCCATGTCATGGATTCAGGGTCCCTGATTTTTTCCGGATCACCCCAGGAGGTTCAGGGCAACAAAAGGGTGATTGAGGCCTACCTCGGGAGGGATGACAGTGCTGCTTGA
- a CDS encoding branched-chain amino acid ABC transporter permease: protein MDYLYHILILIMIYSIFAISLNLELGFAGLYNFGHIAFFAIGAYTSALLSLGGMPIPLAVVLALVASGVAGAILARFTLGLSGDYFGIATLVFAEMIQLLLLNERDITRGPMGLPGIPRPAWMGSGHEGLIWFLAVAVIGTVLVFFLVRRISNAPFGRALKVVREDEFVAQALGKNTFILKTKAMVMGSVLAGFAGVLWAHYITYISPSDFTLNETIFVLLCVVVGGKGTNVGPLVGAFVIVFFGEFVRFLPIPSEFSRFVAPLQGMVYGALLIFMMLKRPQGLISESRR from the coding sequence ATGGATTATCTCTATCATATTCTCATACTTATCATGATCTATTCCATATTTGCCATCTCATTGAACCTGGAACTCGGGTTTGCAGGCCTGTACAATTTCGGCCATATTGCCTTTTTTGCCATCGGCGCATATACTTCTGCCCTTTTAAGCCTTGGCGGTATGCCCATTCCCCTGGCCGTTGTCCTGGCCCTTGTTGCATCTGGTGTGGCAGGGGCGATCCTGGCAAGGTTCACCCTTGGGCTTTCCGGGGATTATTTCGGCATTGCCACCCTTGTCTTTGCCGAGATGATCCAGCTGCTTCTCCTTAACGAGCGTGACATCACCCGGGGTCCCATGGGGTTGCCGGGCATTCCAAGGCCTGCCTGGATGGGGTCAGGACACGAAGGGCTCATCTGGTTTCTTGCTGTGGCGGTTATCGGGACGGTTCTGGTCTTTTTCCTTGTCCGCCGAATCTCCAATGCCCCCTTTGGCAGGGCTTTGAAGGTGGTCCGGGAAGATGAGTTCGTGGCACAGGCCCTTGGAAAAAATACTTTTATCCTCAAGACAAAGGCCATGGTGATGGGATCGGTACTGGCAGGATTTGCAGGTGTACTATGGGCCCATTATATCACCTATATCAGCCCCTCTGACTTTACCCTGAACGAAACCATTTTTGTCCTGCTCTGTGTGGTTGTGGGGGGCAAGGGAACCAATGTCGGCCCCCTGGTCGGTGCATTTGTCATTGTTTTTTTTGGAGAGTTTGTACGTTTTCTGCCCATTCCATCTGAGTTTTCAAGGTTTGTGGCTCCCTTACAGGGAATGGTCTATGGTGCGCTTCTCATTTTCATGATGCTCAAGCGTCCCCAGGGACTGATTTCAGAATCCAGGAGATAG
- a CDS encoding branched-chain amino acid ABC transporter permease has product MSAYYLQLVVNGIVAGSVYAMFAVGLTMVYGVFKFINFSHGELITWGAYLGLMFSSPPFSLPIYLAAVPALGITVLLGLAQDWFIYRPLRQSNPVALLIASIGLSYFMRNAIRLIWGSDFQTFNLPAARGMSFGGIYITPVQVMMVSAAVVFLTILYLLFTRTILGKSLRAASDNMELADIMGISMTRVTITVWVLASLFAATGGILLAMDTNMDPMMGMASLIKAFAAVLIGGAGNVWGALLGGMFIGVAENLSVAVISPGYKDFISFALIFILLLVRPTGIFGIRGGVR; this is encoded by the coding sequence ATGTCAGCCTACTACCTCCAGCTTGTTGTTAATGGCATCGTTGCAGGTTCCGTCTATGCCATGTTTGCCGTGGGACTCACCATGGTCTATGGTGTGTTTAAGTTTATTAACTTTTCCCATGGCGAACTCATCACCTGGGGGGCGTACCTGGGGCTTATGTTTTCATCGCCGCCTTTTTCCCTGCCCATCTATCTGGCAGCGGTTCCAGCCCTTGGCATAACGGTGCTCCTGGGACTTGCCCAGGACTGGTTTATCTACAGACCCTTGAGGCAGAGCAACCCGGTTGCCCTTTTAATTGCATCCATTGGGCTCTCCTATTTCATGCGCAATGCCATCCGCCTCATCTGGGGGTCTGATTTTCAGACCTTTAATCTGCCTGCTGCAAGGGGGATGTCATTTGGGGGGATTTACATTACCCCGGTCCAGGTGATGATGGTGTCTGCTGCCGTGGTGTTTCTGACCATTCTTTATCTTCTTTTCACCAGGACCATTCTTGGAAAATCTTTGAGGGCGGCATCGGACAATATGGAGCTTGCCGACATCATGGGAATCAGCATGACACGGGTGACCATCACCGTGTGGGTGCTTGCCTCTCTGTTTGCCGCTACCGGTGGCATTCTCCTTGCCATGGATACCAACATGGATCCCATGATGGGCATGGCAAGCCTGATCAAAGCCTTTGCCGCCGTGCTCATCGGAGGGGCTGGAAATGTATGGGGGGCATTGCTGGGAGGGATGTTCATCGGGGTTGCAGAGAATTTAAGCGTGGCAGTTATCTCTCCGGGGTATAAGGATTTCATCTCCTTTGCCCTTATTTTCATCCTGTTGCTCGTCCGGCCCACAGGGATTTTCGGGATAAGGGGAGGGGTGCGCTGA
- a CDS encoding ABC transporter substrate-binding protein gives MGKFTAGFICALSVFWAGAVFAGTVSVGAVTPLTGKLAVYGEGFQQAMLLAAEEINASGGINGDTLEIVFEDNNSTSKGSVSAIRKLITIDKLTLVFGPAASSNFLAICPIAQKNKTILIGAESAAAEITKCGSYVFRVFPSDLLQGTGVSELASSLGYKEVVLTYVNNDWGVGLAEVFKRQFLASGGKIIDELAHAEGKTDYRSEILRIKRHNPKVVVNLTYIKEGATILKQAYETGLNTQWLMGSASKSPKLVALAGKTAEGIIGTYPTFSQESPEYQAFKTAWEKKYSGKKTPIFGEYNYDMVKLTALALRDAGSVDADTVRESLLKVSQGYMGTTGDKSFDENGDVGATYGRWTVKDGAIIDYQVEK, from the coding sequence ATGGGAAAATTTACAGCTGGTTTTATTTGTGCTCTGTCTGTTTTCTGGGCCGGGGCCGTTTTTGCAGGAACGGTATCCGTGGGGGCGGTGACACCGCTGACAGGAAAACTTGCAGTGTATGGCGAAGGGTTTCAACAGGCCATGCTCCTTGCCGCGGAAGAGATAAATGCTTCCGGGGGTATAAATGGCGACACCCTTGAAATTGTGTTTGAGGATAATAATTCCACCTCCAAGGGATCTGTTTCCGCCATTAGAAAACTCATCACAATTGATAAGCTCACCCTTGTATTTGGTCCGGCTGCAAGCTCAAATTTTCTTGCCATCTGCCCCATTGCCCAGAAAAACAAAACCATCCTCATTGGTGCTGAAAGTGCTGCCGCCGAAATTACCAAATGCGGATCTTATGTTTTCAGGGTATTTCCCTCGGACCTTCTCCAGGGAACAGGGGTTTCAGAGCTTGCCTCTTCCCTTGGTTACAAGGAGGTGGTACTCACCTATGTGAACAATGACTGGGGGGTGGGACTTGCCGAGGTTTTTAAGCGACAGTTTCTTGCCTCAGGTGGGAAGATCATAGATGAACTTGCCCATGCAGAGGGAAAAACAGACTACCGAAGTGAGATTCTGAGGATAAAACGTCATAATCCCAAGGTGGTTGTAAATCTCACCTATATCAAGGAAGGAGCCACCATTTTAAAACAGGCCTACGAGACCGGACTCAATACCCAGTGGCTCATGGGATCGGCGTCAAAATCTCCCAAACTGGTTGCCCTGGCAGGTAAGACCGCCGAGGGAATCATCGGTACCTATCCCACTTTTTCCCAGGAGTCCCCTGAATACCAGGCATTTAAGACCGCATGGGAGAAAAAATATTCCGGAAAGAAGACCCCTATTTTTGGTGAGTACAACTATGACATGGTGAAACTCACGGCCCTGGCCCTTAGGGATGCAGGTTCGGTTGATGCCGATACCGTCCGGGAGTCCCTCTTGAAGGTCAGCCAGGGATATATGGGTACAACCGGTGACAAGTCCTTTGATGAAAATGGGGATGTGGGTGCAACCTATGGCCGCTGGACAGTCAAGGACGGTGCCATCATTGATTATCAGGTAGAAAAATGA
- a CDS encoding M20 family metallopeptidase: protein MAYKLDVVALTQKLVGFNTVNPPGNEAECALYLGAILEKAGFRVDYHESSPGRLELVAHLGNGDTKSPICLAGHLDTVPLGHEPWTLNPLSGEVKDGKLFGRGSSDMKGGVAAMVVAAVELAERIRHSCGISLIFVTGEETGCNGSAWLSKRPELLGKAGALIVGEPTDNMPFLGHKGAFWLDAVSRGKSAHGSMPQMGENAILKAARAMLRLAQFDFKISDHLYMGAPTLNIGTVKGGMNINSVPDRAHFSIDIRPIPGLAISTLFSRLKEEVKDLADLDIRLGVEGIWTDPSNAWIKEVFDLLTPILGKRPDAAAATYFTDAGMLVPGFGGIPAIIMGPGQADMAHRTDEFCSVFRLNQAVDAYLKICAAWCGI from the coding sequence ATGGCATACAAACTGGATGTGGTGGCGCTTACACAAAAACTGGTTGGTTTTAATACGGTTAATCCGCCGGGGAATGAGGCGGAATGCGCCCTTTATCTCGGTGCTATACTTGAGAAAGCAGGTTTCAGGGTGGACTACCATGAATCCTCCCCGGGCAGGTTGGAGCTTGTTGCCCACCTTGGAAATGGGGACACAAAAAGCCCTATCTGTCTTGCCGGCCATCTGGATACGGTTCCCCTTGGACATGAACCATGGACTCTGAATCCCCTGTCTGGTGAGGTAAAGGACGGTAAGCTTTTTGGCAGGGGGTCAAGTGATATGAAGGGTGGTGTTGCAGCCATGGTGGTTGCCGCCGTTGAACTTGCTGAAAGGATCAGGCATTCCTGCGGAATTTCCCTTATTTTTGTAACGGGAGAAGAGACCGGCTGCAACGGTTCTGCCTGGTTGTCAAAAAGACCGGAACTCCTTGGTAAAGCAGGGGCTTTGATCGTTGGAGAACCAACGGATAATATGCCCTTTCTGGGGCACAAGGGGGCCTTTTGGTTAGATGCTGTTTCAAGGGGCAAAAGCGCCCACGGCTCAATGCCCCAAATGGGGGAGAATGCCATCCTCAAGGCGGCAAGGGCCATGCTCAGGCTGGCTCAATTTGATTTTAAAATCTCTGATCATCTGTATATGGGGGCACCCACCCTTAACATCGGCACGGTAAAAGGAGGGATGAATATAAATTCTGTTCCGGATCGAGCCCATTTCTCCATTGATATCAGGCCCATTCCCGGTCTTGCCATTTCCACGCTGTTCAGCCGCCTCAAAGAAGAGGTGAAAGATCTGGCGGATCTTGATATCAGGTTAGGGGTTGAGGGCATCTGGACCGATCCTTCCAATGCCTGGATAAAAGAGGTCTTCGATCTTCTCACTCCCATTCTTGGCAAAAGGCCCGATGCCGCGGCTGCAACCTATTTTACCGATGCAGGTATGCTGGTACCGGGGTTTGGGGGAATTCCTGCCATCATCATGGGACCCGGGCAGGCTGACATGGCCCATCGAACCGATGAGTTCTGCTCTGTTTTTCGTCTGAACCAGGCTGTTGATGCCTATCTTAAGATTTGTGCTGCATGGTGCGGCATATGA
- a CDS encoding amidohydrolase — protein MSIALFSGRIYTAVDELPAAEAVLIEKNTIVAVGTNSEIKKKCTRGTQQIDLAGKFVAPGFTDAHTHVWSMGRRLSMVDLRGLTSLAACQEAIARSADKASPGQWIIGRNWNQNIWDNGQEPNRQDLDRVTPNNPAVMIRICGHASWVNSRALELAGVTADTPEPQGGKIEREPGTQIPSGIIRETRQLVEYLLPEPSPEMKKQAFLKCQTLFFQNGITCVHSFETLEEYKIIKEIERSGKLKLRVYHSLPPEDLELFDKWEKTTTPQSDLLWHGHTKLFADGSLGARSACLHGPYLDTNGDRGIACLTPDQMQQDIEHSYSMGRSVIVHAIGDRAVTETLNAIEEARKKYPGPKRDRIEHIQLCCLEDLVRMGQMDIAASVQPMAIQTDRDVAERIWGDHRCGRAYAWKTMADQGLRLIFSSDAPIEPINPMAAIQTAVTRKSFNEPDGQSWHSEQCLSVETALKGYFEHAGWASGKEALFGSIQPGKRADLTILSRDPRSVAADKIKDIAVEMTIVDGEIVFLGL, from the coding sequence GTGTCAATCGCGTTATTTTCAGGCCGGATATATACGGCTGTTGATGAACTGCCAGCAGCAGAAGCCGTACTAATAGAAAAAAATACCATTGTTGCCGTGGGTACCAACTCGGAAATTAAAAAAAAGTGTACCCGGGGTACCCAACAGATAGATCTGGCAGGTAAATTTGTTGCACCGGGGTTTACCGATGCCCATACCCATGTCTGGTCAATGGGACGTCGTTTGTCCATGGTGGATTTAAGGGGCCTGACCTCTTTAGCTGCCTGCCAGGAAGCCATTGCCCGTTCAGCTGATAAGGCATCTCCAGGACAGTGGATCATCGGCAGAAACTGGAATCAGAACATCTGGGACAACGGCCAGGAACCCAATCGCCAGGATCTGGACCGGGTTACCCCGAACAACCCTGCCGTGATGATCCGTATCTGCGGCCATGCAAGCTGGGTGAATTCCCGCGCCCTTGAGCTTGCAGGTGTTACAGCGGATACCCCGGAACCCCAGGGGGGTAAAATTGAGAGGGAACCCGGGACCCAGATACCATCGGGCATTATCCGGGAAACAAGGCAGCTGGTGGAATACCTTTTGCCCGAACCAAGCCCTGAAATGAAAAAACAGGCCTTCTTAAAATGCCAGACATTGTTTTTCCAAAACGGGATCACCTGTGTCCACAGTTTTGAAACCCTGGAAGAATACAAGATCATCAAAGAAATTGAACGATCAGGAAAATTGAAGTTGAGGGTCTATCATTCCCTGCCGCCCGAAGATCTGGAATTATTTGACAAATGGGAAAAGACAACCACCCCCCAGTCAGACCTGCTGTGGCACGGTCATACCAAGCTGTTTGCCGATGGATCACTGGGAGCCCGGTCAGCCTGCCTCCATGGCCCCTATTTGGACACAAACGGCGACCGCGGCATTGCCTGCCTTACCCCCGACCAGATGCAGCAGGACATCGAACATTCCTACAGCATGGGCCGAAGTGTTATTGTCCATGCCATTGGAGACCGAGCCGTGACAGAAACCCTCAATGCCATTGAAGAAGCCCGTAAAAAGTATCCCGGTCCGAAACGGGATCGTATCGAACACATTCAGCTCTGCTGCCTTGAAGATCTGGTACGCATGGGCCAGATGGACATTGCCGCCAGTGTTCAGCCCATGGCTATCCAGACCGACCGGGATGTAGCCGAACGGATCTGGGGCGACCATCGATGCGGGCGGGCCTATGCATGGAAGACCATGGCGGACCAAGGCCTGCGCCTGATTTTTTCTTCTGATGCGCCCATTGAGCCCATTAATCCCATGGCAGCCATCCAGACGGCGGTTACCCGGAAAAGCTTTAACGAGCCCGACGGCCAGAGTTGGCATTCGGAACAATGCCTGTCCGTGGAAACGGCCTTAAAGGGATATTTCGAACATGCCGGCTGGGCCAGTGGCAAGGAGGCGCTTTTCGGCAGTATCCAGCCGGGAAAACGGGCGGACCTGACCATATTAAGCCGGGATCCCCGGTCTGTTGCGGCGGACAAAATCAAAGACATTGCCGTTGAAATGACCATTGTGGATGGCGAAATCGTATTTTTAGGTTTATAG